A single window of Plasmodium reichenowi strain SY57 chromosome 12, whole genome shotgun sequence DNA harbors:
- a CDS encoding hypothetical protein (conserved Plasmodium protein, unknown function) gives MQYKTFMPIFKPPKEINRFIYSNLQNIFIFKNINKCSTLNTRSQFNFSTQYRASALHTYQEHNEERECADIELEENVKNSLVKRACMNSLTEQMVVNNIDNVRRNKSIYAYHNNVCNKINGVLNELIHLRDSKNRDEQKIKLLMPHILQNIHSYNLYEITEILNCLYFFNIVIVKREDINRLISRLKILTFNIKEKDNVYPLVLNLLRINISKDHIDEHIFMNINKFLNDLLRHLLLCDNIKDTLKYIYYIREIQVIYEYDFCLWINRKYIDKEHISFLQSFNASVILRDKELDYIFINNIKNILYELNFNIQEINMYNYLIPIFLKEFNVIVECISDYNTFQGTLCITPYFVQRYKLFKKMNFKVLFLYKQLIPEKKEDKIIYLKNCLYDILK, from the exons ATGCAATATAAAACTTTTATGCCAATATTTAAACCCCCG aaaGAAATCAAcagatttatatattccaatttgcaaaatattttcatcttcaaaaatataaataaatgtagCACATTAAATACAAGATCTCAGTTTAATTTCTCCACACAATATAGAGCTTCTGCATTACACACATATCAAGAACATAATGAAGAAAGAGAATGTGCTGATATAGAATTAGAAGAGAATGTAAAGAATTCACTTGTTAAGAGAGCTTGTATGAATTCTTTGACTGAACAAATGGttgttaataatattgataatgTAAGGCGtaataaaagtatatatgCTTATCATAACAATGTGTGTAATAAAATTAACGGTGTGTTGAATGAACTTATTCATTTAAGAGATAGTAAAAATAGGGatgaacaaaaaataaaattattaatgccacatattttacaaaatatacattcttataatttatatgaaataacTGAAATTTTAAACTGCCTGtacttttttaatatagTTATTGTAAAAAGGGAAGATATAAATAGGTTAATAAGTAGActtaaaatattaacatttaatataaagGAAAAGGATAATGTATATCCTTTAGTATTAAATTTGTTAAGAATTAACATAAGTAAAGATCATATCGatgaacatatatttatgaatataaataaatttttaaacGATTTATTAAgacatttattattatgtgataatattaaggatacattaaaatatatatattatataagaGAAATTCAAGTGatatatgaatatgatttttgtttatggataaatagaaaatatatagataaagAACATATATCCTTTTTACAATCTTTTAATGCATCCGTTATATTAAGAGATAAAGAGTTagattatatttttataaataatataaaaaatatattatatgaattaaattttaatattcaggaaattaatatgtataattatcTAATACCTATATTTCTAAAAGAGTTTAATGTGATTGTAGAATGTATATCTGACTATAATACCTTTCAAGGAACGTTATGTATTACTCCATATTTTGTACaaagatataaattatttaaaaaaatgaatttcaaagttttatttttatataaacaacTAATACcggaaaaaaaagaagataaaataatatacctaaaaaattgtttatatgacattttaaaatga
- a CDS encoding apicoplast ribosomal protein L29 precursor, putative — MKHIFWYFLFFFLIKIYRVNGVHIKGRCVSFINNKLNIINHKTYKSTNPLFCYKKRVKAKELRKLTTEELEKEIIKCRLDIQKFQQQGFYDIHNYNVFYEKNARRKLAQLLTIYYQRYLDNNIRIKS; from the exons atgaaacaCATTTTTTGgtattttttgtttttctttcttattaaaatatatagagTTAATGGGGTACATATAAAAGGAAGATGTGTATCtttcataaataataaattaaatataataaatcataaaacatataaaagTACGAATccattattttgttataaaaaaagagtAAAAGCAAAAGAATTAAGGAAATTAACTACTGAAGAACTTGAGAAG gaaataataaaatgtagACTGGATATTCAAAAGTTTCAACAACAAGGATTTTATgatatacataattataatgtattttatgaaaaaaatgcGCGTAGAAAGTTAGCACAGTTGTTAACAATATATTACCAAAGATAtttagataataatataagaattAAATCGTAg